Proteins encoded by one window of Bos javanicus breed banteng chromosome 22, ARS-OSU_banteng_1.0, whole genome shotgun sequence:
- the DBNL gene encoding drebrin-like protein isoform X1 — translation MAVNLSRNGPALLEAYEQVVNEKSSTDWALFTYEGNSNDIRVAGTGEGGLEEMVEELNSGKVMYAFCRVKDPNSGLPKFVLINWTGEGVNDVRKGACANHVSTMAGFLKGAHVTINARAEEDVEPECIMQKVARASGANYTFHKESSRFQDTGPQAPVGSVYQKTNAVSEIKRVGKDSFWAKAEKEEENRRLEEKRRAEEERQQLEQERRERELREAALREQRYQEQGGEAGLQSRKYEQHEVLSRNREEQEFVCSQPAHPREIFKQKERAMSTTSISSPQPGKLKSPFLQKQLTQPDTPISRESPHATSRPRADLREEPVPSIPPCSVQVEEEAVYEEPPEQETFYEEPPAVQQQDASSEPIDHYPGLSGKGLCARALYDYQAADETEISFDPENLITGIEVIDEGWWRGYGPDGHFGMFPANYVELIE, via the exons ATGGCTGTGAACCTGAGCCGCAATGGGCCGGCGCTGCTGGAGGCCTACGAGCAAGTGGTCAACGAGAAGTCCTCGACCGACTG GGCCCTCTTTACTTATGAAGGAAACAGCAACGACATCCGTGTGGCTGGCACTGGGG AGGGGGGCCtggaggagatggtggaggagctCAACAGTGGGAAGGTGATGTACGCCTTCTGCAGGGTCAAGGACCCCAACTCCGGCCTGCCCAAGTTTGTCCTCATCAACTGG ACCGGTGAGGGCGTGAATGACGTGCGGAAGGGAGCATGCGCCAACCACGTCAGCACCATGGCCGGCTTCTTGAAG GGGGCCCATGTGACCATCAATGCCAGGGCCGAGGAGGATGTGGAGCccgagtgcatcatgcaaaaggTGGCCAGGGCCTCAGGTGCTAACTACACCTTCCACAAGGAGAGTAGCCGCTTCCAGGACACGGGCCCCCAGGCCCCAGTG GGCTCAGTGTACCAGAAGACCAATGCTGTGTCTGAGATCAAAAGGGTTGGCAAAGACAGCTTCTGGGCCAAAGCAGAG aaggaggaggagaaccGCAGGCTAGAGGAGAAGCGGCGCGCAGAGGAGGAGCGGCAGCAGCTGGAGCAGGAGCGCCGGGAGCGGGAGCTGCGTGAGGCTGCCCTCCGGGAGCAGCGCTATCAGGAGCAGGGAGGCGAGGCTGGCCTCCAGAG CAGGAAGTATGAACAGCATGAGGTGCTTTCAAGGAACAGAGAGGAGCAG GAGTTTGTTTGTTCACAGCCAGCACACCCACGGGAGATTTTCAAGCAGAAGGAGAGGGCCATGTCTACCACATCCATCTCCAGCCCCCAGCCAG GCAAGCTGAAGAGCCCCTTCCTGCAGAAGCAACTCACTCAACCAGATACCCCCATCAGCAGAGAGTCACCTCATGCCACCTCAAGGCCCAGGGCAG ATCTCCGCGAGGAGCCGGTGCCCAGCATCCCTCCGTGTTCGGTGCAGGTGGAAGAAGAGGCTGTGTATGAGGAGCCCCCAGAGCAGGAGACTTTCTATGAGGAGCCTCCAGCG GTGCAGCAGCAAGATGCCAGCTCTGAGCCCATTGACCACTACCCTGGGCTGAGTGGGAAAGGGCTCTGTGCCCGGGCCCTGTATGACTACCAGGCAG CCGACGAGACCGAGATCTCCTTTGACCCTGAGAACCTCATCACCGGCATTGAGGTGATTGACGAAGGCTGGTGGCGTGGCTATGGGCCAGATGGCCACTTTGGCATGTTTCCTGCCAACTATGTGGAGCTCATTGAGTAA
- the PGAM2 gene encoding phosphoglycerate mutase 2, with amino-acid sequence MSTHRLVMVRHGESTWNQENRFCGWFDAELSEKGAEEAKRGAQAIKDAKMEFDICYTSVLKRAIRTLWTILDGTDQMWLPVVRTWRLNERHYGGLTGLNKAETAAKHGEEQVKIWRRSFDIPPPPMDENHPYYKSISKERRYAGLKAGELPTCESLKDTIARALPFWNDEIAPQIKAGKRVLIAAHGNSLRGIVKHLEGMSDQAIMELNLPTGIPIVYELDQALKPTKPMRFLGDEETVRKAMEAVAAQGKAK; translated from the exons ATGTCTACCCACCGCCTTGTGATGGTTCGGCATGGTGAGAGCACCTGGAACCAGGAGAATCGCTTCTGTGGTTGGTTCGATGCAGAGCTGAGCGAGAAGGGGGCTGAGGAGGCCAAGAGGGGGGCCCAGGCCATCAAGGACGCAAAGATGGAATTTGACATCTGCTACACATCGGTGCTGAAGCGGGCCATACGCACCCTCTGGACCATCCTGGATGGGACGGACCAAATGTGGCTGCCTGTGGTGCGTACCTGGCGCCTCAACGAGCGGCACTATGGGGGTCTCACTGGTCTCAACAAGGCAGAGACGGCTGCAAAGCACGGGGAGGAGCAGGTGAAGATCTGGAGGCGCTCCTTTGACATCCCACCACCCCCCATGGACGAGAACCACCCCTACTACAAGTCCATCAGCAAG GAGCGTCGGTATGCAGGCCTGAAAGCTGGGGAACTGCCCACGTGTGAGAGCCTCAAGGACACCATTGCACGGGCCCTGCCCTTCTGGAATGATGAGATCGCCCCTCAGATCAAGGCTGGCAAGAGAGTGCTCATTGCAGCCCACGGGAACAGCCTACGGGGAATCGTCAAGCACCTGGAAG GGATGTCGGACCAGGCCATCATGGAGCTGAACCTGCCCACGGGGATCCCCATTGTGTACGAGCTGGACCAGGCACTGAAGCCCACCAAGCCCATGCGCTTCCTGGGGGACGAGGAGACCGTGCGCAAGGCCATGGAAGCTGTGGCTGCTCAGGGAAAGGCTAAGTGA
- the DBNL gene encoding drebrin-like protein isoform X4 — protein sequence MAVNLSRNGPALLEAYEQVVNEKSSTDWALFTYEGNSNDIRVAGTGEGGLEEMVEELNSGKVMYAFCRVKDPNSGLPKFVLINWTGEGVNDVRKGACANHVSTMAGFLKGAHVTINARAEEDVEPECIMQKVARASGANYTFHKESSRFQDTGPQAPVGSVYQKTNAVSEIKRVGKDSFWAKAEKEEENRRLEEKRRAEEERQQLEQERRERELREAALREQRYQEQGGEAGLQRKYEQHEVLSRNREEQPAHPREIFKQKERAMSTTSISSPQPGKLKSPFLQKQLTQPDTPISRESPHATSRPRADLREEPVPSIPPCSVQVEEEAVYEEPPEQETFYEEPPAVQQQDASSEPIDHYPGLSGKGLCARALYDYQAADETEISFDPENLITGIEVIDEGWWRGYGPDGHFGMFPANYVELIE from the exons ATGGCTGTGAACCTGAGCCGCAATGGGCCGGCGCTGCTGGAGGCCTACGAGCAAGTGGTCAACGAGAAGTCCTCGACCGACTG GGCCCTCTTTACTTATGAAGGAAACAGCAACGACATCCGTGTGGCTGGCACTGGGG AGGGGGGCCtggaggagatggtggaggagctCAACAGTGGGAAGGTGATGTACGCCTTCTGCAGGGTCAAGGACCCCAACTCCGGCCTGCCCAAGTTTGTCCTCATCAACTGG ACCGGTGAGGGCGTGAATGACGTGCGGAAGGGAGCATGCGCCAACCACGTCAGCACCATGGCCGGCTTCTTGAAG GGGGCCCATGTGACCATCAATGCCAGGGCCGAGGAGGATGTGGAGCccgagtgcatcatgcaaaaggTGGCCAGGGCCTCAGGTGCTAACTACACCTTCCACAAGGAGAGTAGCCGCTTCCAGGACACGGGCCCCCAGGCCCCAGTG GGCTCAGTGTACCAGAAGACCAATGCTGTGTCTGAGATCAAAAGGGTTGGCAAAGACAGCTTCTGGGCCAAAGCAGAG aaggaggaggagaaccGCAGGCTAGAGGAGAAGCGGCGCGCAGAGGAGGAGCGGCAGCAGCTGGAGCAGGAGCGCCGGGAGCGGGAGCTGCGTGAGGCTGCCCTCCGGGAGCAGCGCTATCAGGAGCAGGGAGGCGAGGCTGGCCTCCAGAG GAAGTATGAACAGCATGAGGTGCTTTCAAGGAACAGAGAGGAGCAG CCAGCACACCCACGGGAGATTTTCAAGCAGAAGGAGAGGGCCATGTCTACCACATCCATCTCCAGCCCCCAGCCAG GCAAGCTGAAGAGCCCCTTCCTGCAGAAGCAACTCACTCAACCAGATACCCCCATCAGCAGAGAGTCACCTCATGCCACCTCAAGGCCCAGGGCAG ATCTCCGCGAGGAGCCGGTGCCCAGCATCCCTCCGTGTTCGGTGCAGGTGGAAGAAGAGGCTGTGTATGAGGAGCCCCCAGAGCAGGAGACTTTCTATGAGGAGCCTCCAGCG GTGCAGCAGCAAGATGCCAGCTCTGAGCCCATTGACCACTACCCTGGGCTGAGTGGGAAAGGGCTCTGTGCCCGGGCCCTGTATGACTACCAGGCAG CCGACGAGACCGAGATCTCCTTTGACCCTGAGAACCTCATCACCGGCATTGAGGTGATTGACGAAGGCTGGTGGCGTGGCTATGGGCCAGATGGCCACTTTGGCATGTTTCCTGCCAACTATGTGGAGCTCATTGAGTAA
- the DBNL gene encoding drebrin-like protein isoform X7: protein MGRRCWRPTSKWSTRSPRPTGPSLLMKETATTSVWLALGTGEGVNDVRKGACANHVSTMAGFLKGAHVTINARAEEDVEPECIMQKVARASGANYTFHKESSRFQDTGPQAPVGSVYQKTNAVSEIKRVGKDSFWAKAEKEEENRRLEEKRRAEEERQQLEQERRERELREAALREQRYQEQGGEAGLQRKYEQHEVLSRNREEQPAHPREIFKQKERAMSTTSISSPQPGKLKSPFLQKQLTQPDTPISRESPHATSRPRADLREEPVPSIPPCSVQVEEEAVYEEPPEQETFYEEPPAVQQQDASSEPIDHYPGLSGKGLCARALYDYQAADETEISFDPENLITGIEVIDEGWWRGYGPDGHFGMFPANYVELIE from the exons ATGGGCCGGCGCTGCTGGAGGCCTACGAGCAAGTGGTCAACGAGAAGTCCTCGACCGACTG GGCCCTCTTTACTTATGAAGGAAACAGCAACGACATCCGTGTGGCTGGCACTGGGG ACCGGTGAGGGCGTGAATGACGTGCGGAAGGGAGCATGCGCCAACCACGTCAGCACCATGGCCGGCTTCTTGAAG GGGGCCCATGTGACCATCAATGCCAGGGCCGAGGAGGATGTGGAGCccgagtgcatcatgcaaaaggTGGCCAGGGCCTCAGGTGCTAACTACACCTTCCACAAGGAGAGTAGCCGCTTCCAGGACACGGGCCCCCAGGCCCCAGTG GGCTCAGTGTACCAGAAGACCAATGCTGTGTCTGAGATCAAAAGGGTTGGCAAAGACAGCTTCTGGGCCAAAGCAGAG aaggaggaggagaaccGCAGGCTAGAGGAGAAGCGGCGCGCAGAGGAGGAGCGGCAGCAGCTGGAGCAGGAGCGCCGGGAGCGGGAGCTGCGTGAGGCTGCCCTCCGGGAGCAGCGCTATCAGGAGCAGGGAGGCGAGGCTGGCCTCCAGAG GAAGTATGAACAGCATGAGGTGCTTTCAAGGAACAGAGAGGAGCAG CCAGCACACCCACGGGAGATTTTCAAGCAGAAGGAGAGGGCCATGTCTACCACATCCATCTCCAGCCCCCAGCCAG GCAAGCTGAAGAGCCCCTTCCTGCAGAAGCAACTCACTCAACCAGATACCCCCATCAGCAGAGAGTCACCTCATGCCACCTCAAGGCCCAGGGCAG ATCTCCGCGAGGAGCCGGTGCCCAGCATCCCTCCGTGTTCGGTGCAGGTGGAAGAAGAGGCTGTGTATGAGGAGCCCCCAGAGCAGGAGACTTTCTATGAGGAGCCTCCAGCG GTGCAGCAGCAAGATGCCAGCTCTGAGCCCATTGACCACTACCCTGGGCTGAGTGGGAAAGGGCTCTGTGCCCGGGCCCTGTATGACTACCAGGCAG CCGACGAGACCGAGATCTCCTTTGACCCTGAGAACCTCATCACCGGCATTGAGGTGATTGACGAAGGCTGGTGGCGTGGCTATGGGCCAGATGGCCACTTTGGCATGTTTCCTGCCAACTATGTGGAGCTCATTGAGTAA
- the DBNL gene encoding drebrin-like protein isoform X6: MGRRCWRPTSKWSTRSPRPTGPSLLMKETATTSVWLALGTGEGVNDVRKGACANHVSTMAGFLKGAHVTINARAEEDVEPECIMQKVARASGANYTFHKESSRFQDTGPQAPVGSVYQKTNAVSEIKRVGKDSFWAKAEKEEENRRLEEKRRAEEERQQLEQERRERELREAALREQRYQEQGGEAGLQSRKYEQHEVLSRNREEQPAHPREIFKQKERAMSTTSISSPQPGKLKSPFLQKQLTQPDTPISRESPHATSRPRADLREEPVPSIPPCSVQVEEEAVYEEPPEQETFYEEPPAVQQQDASSEPIDHYPGLSGKGLCARALYDYQAADETEISFDPENLITGIEVIDEGWWRGYGPDGHFGMFPANYVELIE; encoded by the exons ATGGGCCGGCGCTGCTGGAGGCCTACGAGCAAGTGGTCAACGAGAAGTCCTCGACCGACTG GGCCCTCTTTACTTATGAAGGAAACAGCAACGACATCCGTGTGGCTGGCACTGGGG ACCGGTGAGGGCGTGAATGACGTGCGGAAGGGAGCATGCGCCAACCACGTCAGCACCATGGCCGGCTTCTTGAAG GGGGCCCATGTGACCATCAATGCCAGGGCCGAGGAGGATGTGGAGCccgagtgcatcatgcaaaaggTGGCCAGGGCCTCAGGTGCTAACTACACCTTCCACAAGGAGAGTAGCCGCTTCCAGGACACGGGCCCCCAGGCCCCAGTG GGCTCAGTGTACCAGAAGACCAATGCTGTGTCTGAGATCAAAAGGGTTGGCAAAGACAGCTTCTGGGCCAAAGCAGAG aaggaggaggagaaccGCAGGCTAGAGGAGAAGCGGCGCGCAGAGGAGGAGCGGCAGCAGCTGGAGCAGGAGCGCCGGGAGCGGGAGCTGCGTGAGGCTGCCCTCCGGGAGCAGCGCTATCAGGAGCAGGGAGGCGAGGCTGGCCTCCAGAG CAGGAAGTATGAACAGCATGAGGTGCTTTCAAGGAACAGAGAGGAGCAG CCAGCACACCCACGGGAGATTTTCAAGCAGAAGGAGAGGGCCATGTCTACCACATCCATCTCCAGCCCCCAGCCAG GCAAGCTGAAGAGCCCCTTCCTGCAGAAGCAACTCACTCAACCAGATACCCCCATCAGCAGAGAGTCACCTCATGCCACCTCAAGGCCCAGGGCAG ATCTCCGCGAGGAGCCGGTGCCCAGCATCCCTCCGTGTTCGGTGCAGGTGGAAGAAGAGGCTGTGTATGAGGAGCCCCCAGAGCAGGAGACTTTCTATGAGGAGCCTCCAGCG GTGCAGCAGCAAGATGCCAGCTCTGAGCCCATTGACCACTACCCTGGGCTGAGTGGGAAAGGGCTCTGTGCCCGGGCCCTGTATGACTACCAGGCAG CCGACGAGACCGAGATCTCCTTTGACCCTGAGAACCTCATCACCGGCATTGAGGTGATTGACGAAGGCTGGTGGCGTGGCTATGGGCCAGATGGCCACTTTGGCATGTTTCCTGCCAACTATGTGGAGCTCATTGAGTAA
- the DBNL gene encoding drebrin-like protein isoform X2 — protein MAVNLSRNGPALLEAYEQVVNEKSSTDWALFTYEGNSNDIRVAGTGEGGLEEMVEELNSGKVMYAFCRVKDPNSGLPKFVLINWTGEGVNDVRKGACANHVSTMAGFLKGAHVTINARAEEDVEPECIMQKVARASGANYTFHKESSRFQDTGPQAPVGSVYQKTNAVSEIKRVGKDSFWAKAEKEEENRRLEEKRRAEEERQQLEQERRERELREAALREQRYQEQGGEAGLQRKYEQHEVLSRNREEQEFVCSQPAHPREIFKQKERAMSTTSISSPQPGKLKSPFLQKQLTQPDTPISRESPHATSRPRADLREEPVPSIPPCSVQVEEEAVYEEPPEQETFYEEPPAVQQQDASSEPIDHYPGLSGKGLCARALYDYQAADETEISFDPENLITGIEVIDEGWWRGYGPDGHFGMFPANYVELIE, from the exons ATGGCTGTGAACCTGAGCCGCAATGGGCCGGCGCTGCTGGAGGCCTACGAGCAAGTGGTCAACGAGAAGTCCTCGACCGACTG GGCCCTCTTTACTTATGAAGGAAACAGCAACGACATCCGTGTGGCTGGCACTGGGG AGGGGGGCCtggaggagatggtggaggagctCAACAGTGGGAAGGTGATGTACGCCTTCTGCAGGGTCAAGGACCCCAACTCCGGCCTGCCCAAGTTTGTCCTCATCAACTGG ACCGGTGAGGGCGTGAATGACGTGCGGAAGGGAGCATGCGCCAACCACGTCAGCACCATGGCCGGCTTCTTGAAG GGGGCCCATGTGACCATCAATGCCAGGGCCGAGGAGGATGTGGAGCccgagtgcatcatgcaaaaggTGGCCAGGGCCTCAGGTGCTAACTACACCTTCCACAAGGAGAGTAGCCGCTTCCAGGACACGGGCCCCCAGGCCCCAGTG GGCTCAGTGTACCAGAAGACCAATGCTGTGTCTGAGATCAAAAGGGTTGGCAAAGACAGCTTCTGGGCCAAAGCAGAG aaggaggaggagaaccGCAGGCTAGAGGAGAAGCGGCGCGCAGAGGAGGAGCGGCAGCAGCTGGAGCAGGAGCGCCGGGAGCGGGAGCTGCGTGAGGCTGCCCTCCGGGAGCAGCGCTATCAGGAGCAGGGAGGCGAGGCTGGCCTCCAGAG GAAGTATGAACAGCATGAGGTGCTTTCAAGGAACAGAGAGGAGCAG GAGTTTGTTTGTTCACAGCCAGCACACCCACGGGAGATTTTCAAGCAGAAGGAGAGGGCCATGTCTACCACATCCATCTCCAGCCCCCAGCCAG GCAAGCTGAAGAGCCCCTTCCTGCAGAAGCAACTCACTCAACCAGATACCCCCATCAGCAGAGAGTCACCTCATGCCACCTCAAGGCCCAGGGCAG ATCTCCGCGAGGAGCCGGTGCCCAGCATCCCTCCGTGTTCGGTGCAGGTGGAAGAAGAGGCTGTGTATGAGGAGCCCCCAGAGCAGGAGACTTTCTATGAGGAGCCTCCAGCG GTGCAGCAGCAAGATGCCAGCTCTGAGCCCATTGACCACTACCCTGGGCTGAGTGGGAAAGGGCTCTGTGCCCGGGCCCTGTATGACTACCAGGCAG CCGACGAGACCGAGATCTCCTTTGACCCTGAGAACCTCATCACCGGCATTGAGGTGATTGACGAAGGCTGGTGGCGTGGCTATGGGCCAGATGGCCACTTTGGCATGTTTCCTGCCAACTATGTGGAGCTCATTGAGTAA
- the DBNL gene encoding drebrin-like protein isoform X3, producing the protein MAVNLSRNGPALLEAYEQVVNEKSSTDWALFTYEGNSNDIRVAGTGEGGLEEMVEELNSGKVMYAFCRVKDPNSGLPKFVLINWTGEGVNDVRKGACANHVSTMAGFLKGAHVTINARAEEDVEPECIMQKVARASGANYTFHKESSRFQDTGPQAPVGSVYQKTNAVSEIKRVGKDSFWAKAEKEEENRRLEEKRRAEEERQQLEQERRERELREAALREQRYQEQGGEAGLQSRKYEQHEVLSRNREEQPAHPREIFKQKERAMSTTSISSPQPGKLKSPFLQKQLTQPDTPISRESPHATSRPRADLREEPVPSIPPCSVQVEEEAVYEEPPEQETFYEEPPAVQQQDASSEPIDHYPGLSGKGLCARALYDYQAADETEISFDPENLITGIEVIDEGWWRGYGPDGHFGMFPANYVELIE; encoded by the exons ATGGCTGTGAACCTGAGCCGCAATGGGCCGGCGCTGCTGGAGGCCTACGAGCAAGTGGTCAACGAGAAGTCCTCGACCGACTG GGCCCTCTTTACTTATGAAGGAAACAGCAACGACATCCGTGTGGCTGGCACTGGGG AGGGGGGCCtggaggagatggtggaggagctCAACAGTGGGAAGGTGATGTACGCCTTCTGCAGGGTCAAGGACCCCAACTCCGGCCTGCCCAAGTTTGTCCTCATCAACTGG ACCGGTGAGGGCGTGAATGACGTGCGGAAGGGAGCATGCGCCAACCACGTCAGCACCATGGCCGGCTTCTTGAAG GGGGCCCATGTGACCATCAATGCCAGGGCCGAGGAGGATGTGGAGCccgagtgcatcatgcaaaaggTGGCCAGGGCCTCAGGTGCTAACTACACCTTCCACAAGGAGAGTAGCCGCTTCCAGGACACGGGCCCCCAGGCCCCAGTG GGCTCAGTGTACCAGAAGACCAATGCTGTGTCTGAGATCAAAAGGGTTGGCAAAGACAGCTTCTGGGCCAAAGCAGAG aaggaggaggagaaccGCAGGCTAGAGGAGAAGCGGCGCGCAGAGGAGGAGCGGCAGCAGCTGGAGCAGGAGCGCCGGGAGCGGGAGCTGCGTGAGGCTGCCCTCCGGGAGCAGCGCTATCAGGAGCAGGGAGGCGAGGCTGGCCTCCAGAG CAGGAAGTATGAACAGCATGAGGTGCTTTCAAGGAACAGAGAGGAGCAG CCAGCACACCCACGGGAGATTTTCAAGCAGAAGGAGAGGGCCATGTCTACCACATCCATCTCCAGCCCCCAGCCAG GCAAGCTGAAGAGCCCCTTCCTGCAGAAGCAACTCACTCAACCAGATACCCCCATCAGCAGAGAGTCACCTCATGCCACCTCAAGGCCCAGGGCAG ATCTCCGCGAGGAGCCGGTGCCCAGCATCCCTCCGTGTTCGGTGCAGGTGGAAGAAGAGGCTGTGTATGAGGAGCCCCCAGAGCAGGAGACTTTCTATGAGGAGCCTCCAGCG GTGCAGCAGCAAGATGCCAGCTCTGAGCCCATTGACCACTACCCTGGGCTGAGTGGGAAAGGGCTCTGTGCCCGGGCCCTGTATGACTACCAGGCAG CCGACGAGACCGAGATCTCCTTTGACCCTGAGAACCTCATCACCGGCATTGAGGTGATTGACGAAGGCTGGTGGCGTGGCTATGGGCCAGATGGCCACTTTGGCATGTTTCCTGCCAACTATGTGGAGCTCATTGAGTAA
- the DBNL gene encoding drebrin-like protein isoform X5: protein MGRRCWRPTSKWSTRSPRPTGPSLLMKETATTSVWLALGTGEGVNDVRKGACANHVSTMAGFLKGAHVTINARAEEDVEPECIMQKVARASGANYTFHKESSRFQDTGPQAPVGSVYQKTNAVSEIKRVGKDSFWAKAEKEEENRRLEEKRRAEEERQQLEQERRERELREAALREQRYQEQGGEAGLQSRKYEQHEVLSRNREEQEFVCSQPAHPREIFKQKERAMSTTSISSPQPGKLKSPFLQKQLTQPDTPISRESPHATSRPRADLREEPVPSIPPCSVQVEEEAVYEEPPEQETFYEEPPAVQQQDASSEPIDHYPGLSGKGLCARALYDYQAADETEISFDPENLITGIEVIDEGWWRGYGPDGHFGMFPANYVELIE, encoded by the exons ATGGGCCGGCGCTGCTGGAGGCCTACGAGCAAGTGGTCAACGAGAAGTCCTCGACCGACTG GGCCCTCTTTACTTATGAAGGAAACAGCAACGACATCCGTGTGGCTGGCACTGGGG ACCGGTGAGGGCGTGAATGACGTGCGGAAGGGAGCATGCGCCAACCACGTCAGCACCATGGCCGGCTTCTTGAAG GGGGCCCATGTGACCATCAATGCCAGGGCCGAGGAGGATGTGGAGCccgagtgcatcatgcaaaaggTGGCCAGGGCCTCAGGTGCTAACTACACCTTCCACAAGGAGAGTAGCCGCTTCCAGGACACGGGCCCCCAGGCCCCAGTG GGCTCAGTGTACCAGAAGACCAATGCTGTGTCTGAGATCAAAAGGGTTGGCAAAGACAGCTTCTGGGCCAAAGCAGAG aaggaggaggagaaccGCAGGCTAGAGGAGAAGCGGCGCGCAGAGGAGGAGCGGCAGCAGCTGGAGCAGGAGCGCCGGGAGCGGGAGCTGCGTGAGGCTGCCCTCCGGGAGCAGCGCTATCAGGAGCAGGGAGGCGAGGCTGGCCTCCAGAG CAGGAAGTATGAACAGCATGAGGTGCTTTCAAGGAACAGAGAGGAGCAG GAGTTTGTTTGTTCACAGCCAGCACACCCACGGGAGATTTTCAAGCAGAAGGAGAGGGCCATGTCTACCACATCCATCTCCAGCCCCCAGCCAG GCAAGCTGAAGAGCCCCTTCCTGCAGAAGCAACTCACTCAACCAGATACCCCCATCAGCAGAGAGTCACCTCATGCCACCTCAAGGCCCAGGGCAG ATCTCCGCGAGGAGCCGGTGCCCAGCATCCCTCCGTGTTCGGTGCAGGTGGAAGAAGAGGCTGTGTATGAGGAGCCCCCAGAGCAGGAGACTTTCTATGAGGAGCCTCCAGCG GTGCAGCAGCAAGATGCCAGCTCTGAGCCCATTGACCACTACCCTGGGCTGAGTGGGAAAGGGCTCTGTGCCCGGGCCCTGTATGACTACCAGGCAG CCGACGAGACCGAGATCTCCTTTGACCCTGAGAACCTCATCACCGGCATTGAGGTGATTGACGAAGGCTGGTGGCGTGGCTATGGGCCAGATGGCCACTTTGGCATGTTTCCTGCCAACTATGTGGAGCTCATTGAGTAA